The Desulfomicrobium escambiense DSM 10707 genome includes a region encoding these proteins:
- the prsK gene encoding XrtA/PEP-CTERM system histidine kinase PrsK — protein MNSHLLFALAPAAAIIAALAFASRLAAGVFDGTRTRASAVWAVALILLAGLETVDLACMFDPERVRAWRAAGLVIEGALGPTWVLFTAFFAREYEGERLPRMQRLLVLLSGLLLPWSAFLAFRGAYYAPDFASERLLFLLPGTFHFCIAFVLCCMAALFNIEGTMAGATHFRRWKIKFVLLGGVCVLVALILYYSQGVLYRSLDMRLAWLRSLAVLAGVGMMWFSDARRGPEVRISFSRRMAFKSVALVTAGLYLVVLGFAGEGARVFGDELGRAVLLGVCFAAGIGLLMLFLSDTVRRRVRLFLQLHFYGEKYDYRIQWVQFTDRLISARSQTELHQAALSACCETFGIVGAALFLLDHGSRTYVPVSLVETDPQEGGFDEGSHLAAALRTRRSVVRTADVNDPSPWLKAARFAIPIFRDDGLDGFVLLGPAINESEEYDEEDFELMDTMARHISSALLNMRLTEQLARSREMEIMGRVSAFVLHDLKNHVYTLSLMAENARKFIGNPDFQRDLVDSLGSTVGKMKILISQLKGLPDRQTLKRAPVGLLTLARESTRLLHQERLDFGGEDAVAMVDAEEMGKVILNLCLNALEASPDGRPVTVTTGDGPEPFVRVSDQGGGIDPEFIRTALFEPFKSTKAKGMGIGLYQCKQIVSAHGGRIEVRSTVGEGAEFTVWLPGAEA, from the coding sequence ATGAACAGCCATCTTCTTTTCGCCCTGGCCCCCGCGGCCGCCATCATTGCGGCCCTGGCCTTTGCCTCCCGCCTGGCCGCAGGCGTGTTCGACGGCACGCGCACCCGCGCGTCTGCGGTTTGGGCCGTGGCGCTGATCCTGCTCGCTGGCCTCGAAACGGTGGACCTGGCCTGCATGTTCGACCCGGAGCGGGTGCGGGCGTGGCGTGCGGCCGGCCTCGTGATCGAAGGCGCGTTGGGGCCGACGTGGGTGCTGTTCACGGCGTTTTTCGCCAGGGAGTACGAAGGCGAACGACTGCCGCGGATGCAGCGCCTGCTGGTTCTGCTCTCTGGCCTTTTGTTGCCCTGGAGCGCGTTCCTCGCTTTCCGGGGGGCCTACTACGCCCCTGATTTCGCGAGTGAGCGCCTGCTCTTCCTGCTTCCCGGGACGTTCCATTTCTGCATCGCCTTCGTCCTGTGCTGCATGGCCGCGCTCTTCAACATCGAAGGGACCATGGCCGGCGCGACGCACTTCCGGCGCTGGAAGATCAAGTTCGTGCTGCTGGGTGGCGTCTGCGTGTTGGTGGCCCTTATCCTCTATTACAGTCAGGGCGTGCTGTACCGCTCCCTCGACATGCGCCTCGCCTGGTTGCGTTCCCTGGCGGTGCTTGCGGGTGTGGGCATGATGTGGTTTTCGGACGCGCGGCGCGGGCCGGAAGTCAGGATCAGCTTTTCCCGGCGCATGGCCTTCAAGTCCGTGGCCCTCGTCACGGCGGGACTGTACCTGGTCGTCCTGGGTTTCGCGGGCGAGGGGGCTCGGGTCTTCGGGGACGAGTTGGGACGTGCCGTGCTCCTCGGCGTCTGCTTCGCCGCCGGCATCGGCCTGCTCATGCTCTTCCTCTCGGACACGGTCAGGCGAAGGGTCCGACTTTTTCTCCAGCTGCACTTCTACGGGGAGAAGTATGACTACCGCATCCAGTGGGTGCAGTTCACGGACAGGCTCATCTCGGCCCGCAGCCAGACCGAACTCCATCAAGCGGCCTTGTCGGCCTGCTGCGAGACCTTCGGCATCGTCGGGGCGGCCCTGTTCCTGCTGGACCACGGCAGCCGCACCTACGTGCCCGTCAGCCTCGTGGAAACGGACCCGCAGGAGGGTGGTTTCGACGAGGGTTCGCACTTGGCGGCGGCGTTGCGCACCCGCCGCAGCGTGGTCCGCACCGCGGACGTGAACGACCCCTCCCCGTGGTTGAAGGCCGCGCGGTTCGCCATCCCCATCTTCCGTGACGACGGCCTCGACGGTTTCGTGCTTCTGGGGCCGGCCATCAATGAGAGCGAGGAATACGACGAGGAGGACTTCGAGCTCATGGACACCATGGCCCGGCACATCTCCTCGGCCCTCCTGAACATGCGTCTCACGGAGCAGTTGGCGCGCTCGCGGGAGATGGAGATCATGGGGCGGGTTTCGGCCTTCGTGCTGCACGACCTGAAGAACCACGTCTACACGCTGTCCCTCATGGCAGAGAACGCGCGCAAGTTCATCGGCAACCCCGATTTCCAGCGGGATTTGGTGGACTCCCTGGGCAGCACCGTGGGCAAGATGAAGATTCTGATTTCCCAGCTCAAAGGGCTGCCCGACCGCCAGACTCTGAAGCGCGCGCCAGTCGGCCTGCTGACGTTGGCCAGGGAGTCGACGCGGCTGCTGCACCAGGAGCGGCTGGACTTCGGGGGCGAGGACGCCGTGGCCATGGTCGACGCCGAGGAGATGGGCAAGGTCATCCTGAACCTCTGCCTCAACGCCCTGGAGGCCTCCCCCGACGGCCGGCCGGTCACGGTCACAACCGGGGACGGCCCGGAGCCCTTCGTGCGCGTCTCGGATCAGGGCGGCGGCATCGACCCGGAGTTCATCAGAACCGCGCTTTTCGAGCCCTTCAAGTCCACCAAGGCCAAGGGCATGGGCATCGGGCTCTACCAGTGCAAGCAGATCGTTTCGGCCCACGGCGGCCGCATCGAGGTCAGGAGCACGGTTGGGGAGGGGGCCGAGTTCACGGTCTGGCTGCCGGGGGCGGAGGCGTGA
- a CDS encoding exosortase C-terminal domain/associated protein EpsI: MNTSIRIAVLIALLAGAGLYMHLHSDLVVPLARPFGDFPPSHSGWKMVGQSSLSEKVMKVLMPTEYLSRRYARPDGAVVDMYLSYFDGGAASGRIHSPKHCVAGGGWTEISSERTTMNLGGEAVNLVKAVYAMGATREVIYYWFFMRGRTISDEYSLKLAEITGSVLHRRRDQSFMRISMTAQEDTERAEQVVEAFLKEFYPLIREYLPS, encoded by the coding sequence ATGAACACGTCCATCCGCATCGCCGTGCTCATCGCCCTGCTGGCCGGGGCCGGGCTGTACATGCACCTGCACAGCGACCTGGTGGTGCCCCTGGCCAGGCCCTTCGGGGACTTTCCCCCTTCGCACTCCGGCTGGAAAATGGTGGGGCAGTCTTCCTTGAGCGAAAAGGTCATGAAGGTCCTCATGCCCACGGAATATCTCTCCAGGCGTTATGCTCGTCCGGACGGCGCCGTGGTGGACATGTACCTGAGCTATTTCGACGGTGGCGCCGCCTCGGGCCGCATCCATTCCCCCAAGCACTGCGTGGCCGGGGGGGGGTGGACGGAAATCTCCTCGGAGCGCACCACCATGAACCTCGGCGGCGAGGCTGTGAACCTGGTCAAGGCTGTCTACGCCATGGGGGCGACCCGTGAGGTCATCTATTACTGGTTCTTTATGCGCGGTCGGACCATATCCGACGAATATTCCCTGAAGCTTGCCGAGATCACGGGGTCCGTCCTTCACCGTCGTCGCGATCAGAGCTTCATGCGCATATCCATGACGGCCCAAGAGGACACGGAGCGGGCAGAGCAGGTCGTCGAGGCGTTCCTGAAAGAGTTCTATCCGCTGATACGGGAGTATCTGCCATCGTAG
- the xrtA gene encoding exosortase A gives MEKLQDRRLVLFGAALLLGTLGAVYWPVIVPMVKQWAKDENYSHGFLVPFVSAYLAYMRREDLLAAKVRPCAAGLAVVVAGLVILLLGWLATEYYTMRASLVVVIAGSTLYLLGWEVFRALLVPIAYLLLMVPLPYILYDAAAFPLKLFVTKVSVLALKFLGVVVWQEGNILMFPNVTLEVADACSGLRSIMSLLALGVAYAMVLHSRTRDRVILVASTLPIAVFSNCLRVIATGILAQYFGAAAAEGFFHEFAGLFVFAGAVVMFMALGAVLRRWP, from the coding sequence GTGGAAAAATTGCAGGATCGAAGGCTTGTGTTGTTTGGGGCGGCTCTGCTGCTGGGAACCCTCGGAGCCGTGTACTGGCCTGTCATCGTGCCCATGGTCAAGCAATGGGCCAAGGATGAGAACTATTCCCACGGATTCCTCGTGCCTTTCGTCTCGGCCTATCTCGCGTACATGCGCCGGGAGGATCTCCTGGCCGCGAAAGTCCGCCCCTGCGCCGCGGGCCTGGCCGTGGTCGTCGCCGGCCTCGTCATTCTCCTGCTCGGCTGGCTGGCGACGGAGTACTACACCATGCGGGCCTCCCTGGTCGTCGTCATCGCCGGGTCCACGCTCTACCTCCTGGGGTGGGAGGTCTTCCGCGCGCTGCTCGTCCCGATCGCCTATCTGCTGCTCATGGTTCCCCTGCCGTACATCCTGTACGACGCGGCCGCCTTTCCCCTGAAGCTCTTCGTGACCAAGGTGTCCGTCCTGGCCCTCAAGTTCCTGGGTGTCGTCGTCTGGCAGGAGGGCAACATCCTCATGTTCCCAAACGTCACCCTGGAGGTGGCCGACGCCTGCAGCGGCCTGCGCTCCATCATGTCCCTCCTGGCCCTGGGCGTGGCGTACGCCATGGTGCTGCACTCCAGGACCAGGGACCGGGTCATCCTCGTCGCGTCCACCCTGCCCATCGCGGTCTTTTCCAACTGCCTGCGGGTCATCGCCACGGGCATTCTGGCGCAATATTTCGGGGCCGCCGCTGCGGAGGGCTTTTTCCATGAGTTTGCCGGACTTTTCGTCTTCGCCGGGGCCGTCGTCATGTTCATGGCCCTGGGGGCCGTTCTCAGGAGGTGGCCATGA
- a CDS encoding ATP-grasp domain-containing protein has product MKGRVLVTSACSRVAYCICRNLRRHGLHVVAADPDPLAMSFWSRFVSGRHICASPFRDEGAFIADVLRIIEKEKIDVLIPVLEETYFVSRNRSAFAPHVRTLVPDYRGILALHDKRSLLDVAARFGVSTPRTAELADALDGRLPDGFRYPAVLKPKQGGGGGAIVQIRDAGHLRRHVRAARLNAGAYLVQEKIDAEMANVAMLYDGGKLVAGDTYQTLAVHPHPFGQSTLRVSREYPRARDALKTMLDALQWNGPCQADFLYDRSRDETFLIDVNPRFWGSVEQSIARGIEFPYYYYRCAMGLGGFAAPSSPPVVATKWLGGDLMRRIVGLTSRSASGGAAQDGLPRRVEGMDDFYGTDPLPFVGWGVSQIVRRVRRLAGGKVSRESLDGIWE; this is encoded by the coding sequence ATGAAGGGCAGGGTGCTTGTTACATCGGCGTGCTCCAGGGTGGCGTACTGCATCTGCAGGAACTTGCGCCGTCACGGGCTTCATGTGGTCGCGGCGGACCCGGACCCGCTGGCCATGTCGTTCTGGTCCAGGTTCGTGTCCGGGCGGCACATCTGCGCGTCCCCGTTCAGGGATGAGGGCGCCTTCATTGCCGATGTGCTGCGGATCATCGAAAAGGAGAAGATCGATGTCCTCATCCCGGTGCTCGAAGAGACCTACTTCGTGTCCCGAAACCGCTCGGCCTTCGCGCCCCATGTCCGGACTCTCGTGCCTGATTACCGAGGCATCCTTGCCCTGCACGACAAGCGCTCCCTTTTGGATGTGGCCGCCCGTTTCGGCGTGTCCACGCCGCGGACGGCGGAACTGGCGGACGCTCTGGATGGCCGCTTGCCCGACGGCTTCCGTTATCCCGCGGTCCTCAAGCCGAAGCAGGGCGGCGGCGGGGGGGCCATCGTCCAGATCCGCGACGCCGGGCACCTGCGCCGCCATGTCCGGGCCGCGCGTCTCAATGCTGGCGCCTATCTTGTCCAAGAGAAGATCGACGCCGAGATGGCCAATGTCGCCATGCTCTACGACGGCGGAAAATTGGTGGCCGGAGACACGTATCAGACTCTGGCGGTGCATCCGCACCCGTTCGGTCAGTCGACGCTGAGGGTGAGCAGGGAGTACCCCCGGGCCCGCGACGCCCTGAAGACGATGCTCGATGCCCTGCAATGGAACGGCCCGTGCCAGGCCGATTTCCTGTACGACAGGTCGCGCGACGAGACGTTTCTCATTGATGTCAACCCGCGCTTCTGGGGTTCCGTGGAGCAAAGCATCGCCCGGGGCATAGAGTTTCCCTACTATTATTACAGGTGCGCCATGGGCCTTGGGGGCTTTGCGGCGCCATCCTCGCCTCCGGTGGTGGCGACGAAGTGGCTCGGCGGCGACCTGATGCGCAGGATAGTGGGTCTGACGTCCCGCAGCGCGTCCGGCGGGGCCGCTCAGGATGGCCTGCCGCGCCGTGTCGAGGGAATGGACGATTTTTACGGCACGGACCCCCTGCCGTTCGTGGGTTGGGGCGTGAGCCAGATCGTGCGGCGGGTCAGGAGGCTGGCGGGGGGGAAGGTGTCGCGGGAGTCGCTGGACGGTATTTGGGAATAG
- a CDS encoding GNAT family N-acetyltransferase, whose protein sequence is MTRMLRTRICRVLDTQLRNMGFAQFMIWFMKFLYLNDAYYVYKKDIDGRESRAVCPETDIEVRKGVMSDLRCGTSSTKGLPWQFFCHEYDGVDDFFIAEKAGVIQHISWIYYREHTNRILLLDHGDAEIKHVLTVPDARGRGIWPRVLCAVFEHLGRNGVKRLFACVLQENGSSIRAMEKAGFRRVGRTRFVKLCGVRVSRRTHTALIP, encoded by the coding sequence ATGACGCGTATGCTGCGCACACGAATATGTCGGGTTTTAGATACGCAGTTGCGAAACATGGGTTTTGCGCAATTCATGATCTGGTTTATGAAATTTTTGTATCTCAATGATGCATACTACGTTTATAAGAAAGATATTGACGGGCGCGAATCACGGGCAGTGTGCCCTGAAACCGATATCGAAGTGAGAAAGGGCGTCATGAGCGATCTGCGCTGCGGCACATCAAGCACGAAGGGGCTTCCCTGGCAGTTCTTCTGCCATGAGTATGATGGCGTCGACGACTTTTTCATCGCGGAAAAAGCCGGGGTGATTCAGCATATCAGTTGGATTTATTACAGAGAACACACCAACAGGATCCTGCTTCTCGATCATGGCGATGCGGAAATCAAGCACGTGCTGACAGTGCCGGATGCACGGGGCCGGGGGATCTGGCCGCGCGTGCTGTGCGCCGTGTTCGAACATCTGGGGCGAAACGGCGTGAAGCGTCTCTTCGCCTGCGTCCTGCAGGAAAACGGCTCGTCGATCAGGGCGATGGAGAAAGCCGGTTTCCGGCGTGTCGGCAGGACGAGGTTCGTCAAGTTGTGCGGCGTCCGCGTGTCGCGAAGAACGCACACGGCGCTCATTCCGTAA
- a CDS encoding glycosyltransferase family 4 protein gives MNAYRHKKRIKIAYIVRSDEHGGVEEHVLSLVKNINRNVFKPFIVGSDKLLHLLRDDLADLDVVTMPIMIANAFDYGGMIAFFRFLRTHGIDIVNTHMFITSLHYTPIAWLARVPVLLETSHGVEKWRLSKGFWKRQSFVVDRLVTLLQTRVLAVSGACRDDLKAIKKIPGDKISVILNGRDLREFTDLPAARRRELRQRWGLGEDEFVFGVMARLDFQKGHGDLLEAVRMLLESRGDFKVLVVGDGALRGELESRARHLGLDRHVIFTGFQSDIRGYHGILDVDILPSHYEGLPLGLIEASAMARPVIATRVDGTPEVVVDGETGLLVAPRDPRMLANAMGYALAHREEMEAMGVKGRAFVQRRFPLGRQVRETEALYLELMAKASSKEVRAWAR, from the coding sequence ATGAACGCATATCGACACAAGAAAAGAATTAAGATCGCCTACATCGTGCGCTCCGATGAGCACGGAGGTGTCGAGGAGCACGTACTTTCTCTTGTGAAGAATATAAATAGGAATGTGTTCAAACCGTTCATCGTTGGTTCTGACAAATTGCTCCATCTTCTACGCGATGATTTGGCGGATCTTGACGTCGTCACGATGCCGATCATGATCGCCAATGCCTTCGACTATGGCGGTATGATCGCCTTTTTCCGATTTCTAAGGACGCACGGTATCGACATCGTGAACACGCATATGTTCATCACGAGCCTGCATTACACGCCCATTGCATGGCTGGCCCGCGTACCCGTTCTCCTTGAGACCTCCCACGGGGTGGAGAAGTGGCGTCTCTCCAAGGGGTTCTGGAAACGGCAGTCCTTTGTCGTCGATCGCTTGGTGACCCTGTTGCAGACCCGGGTGCTCGCCGTGTCCGGCGCCTGCCGTGACGACCTCAAAGCCATCAAGAAGATCCCCGGCGACAAGATCTCCGTGATCCTGAACGGCAGGGATCTGCGGGAATTCACGGACCTGCCTGCGGCCCGGAGGCGGGAGCTCAGGCAGCGGTGGGGACTTGGCGAGGACGAATTCGTTTTCGGCGTGATGGCCAGGCTCGATTTCCAGAAAGGCCATGGCGATCTTCTTGAGGCCGTTCGGATGCTGCTGGAGTCGCGTGGCGACTTCAAGGTCCTGGTGGTGGGGGACGGAGCGCTCCGGGGGGAACTCGAAAGCAGGGCCCGCCATCTGGGCCTGGACCGTCATGTCATTTTCACGGGCTTCCAGTCCGACATCAGGGGCTATCACGGCATTCTCGACGTGGACATCCTGCCTTCACATTATGAGGGCCTCCCCTTGGGGCTCATCGAGGCGTCGGCCATGGCGCGTCCGGTCATCGCGACACGGGTCGACGGAACCCCCGAGGTGGTCGTCGACGGCGAGACGGGCCTGCTCGTGGCGCCGCGTGACCCGCGGATGCTCGCAAACGCCATGGGTTACGCGCTGGCCCACAGGGAGGAAATGGAGGCCATGGGGGTAAAGGGGCGTGCGTTCGTGCAGAGGCGTTTCCCGCTCGGCAGGCAGGTGCGCGAGACCGAAGCCCTCTATCTGGAACTGATGGCGAAGGCGTCATCCAAGGAGGTACGGGCATGGGCGCGATAG